Below is a genomic region from Vanessa tameamea isolate UH-Manoa-2023 chromosome 14, ilVanTame1 primary haplotype, whole genome shotgun sequence.
TCCCGTTTTTCTTCTTCCTCCTTCGCCCTCTGCCTGGCTGACAGCCTCTCTCGAACTATAGACCTCCTTTTAACAGCAGCATCTGTCATATGTTTTGTCTTATCGAAGTCCACTTGTATGCTGCACCATTCGGCAATGTCTTTATTTTTCCGcaacaacttacaacccctTAAAGAATCCATGCACCTTACAAAACCAGCATATTCACTGAACTGCACATATCCTTCAAAATATAATGAGGCATCTTGAGCAGGTATTGTAATACCTCTCATAGGAGCTTTCATTTGCATACGAAAAGGATCAGCAGCTGGTATATCCACCTGTCTCACTATGCCATATCTTTCGAATACTTTCTTGAATATACTCTCAGAAGGAGGGGCATCATCATCTACGTCGCGGTCATGAACAAACCATCTGATAGGTAAATTCTTTATGTGAATTGTGTCAGGTCTCTCGCCGGGCTTCATTTCGTCCATGTCTGTCGCATCTCGAAAGAACGAATCCCAGGCGTGGCGACTCGGGAAATCAGACTTCACTTCCGCAACTTTAACTTTCAAGGGTTCTGGGTAATCTGTTAACTGTATTATTCTGTCTTCGAGGCGTGCCAGGACACGATCTAGTTTCTGGCGATTTTCCAGTTCAGCGTCGAACCTAATCACTTCAGAACTGTGCTTTGACACTTTCAAAATAGAGAAGTTATCAGGTTGGATCATTTTCCGTAACTTCTCCATCAATTCCCAATTGGACAATGACTTGCCGTGTACCTTTTGCGCGGGGAGCTGGACAGAAATGTTTAGCTTTGCAAACGATTTAAGATACAAACGCTGTGGCAAATACAACACCACAACGTCTGATGAATCTCTACAAACTTGAATACTCATcttgacttatttattttatatattattcgattGAAAGTaatgcttatttttataattttaatattacaataattacatcCTAAGTTATATCCTAAAAATgctaagtaaattaaatacttaaaataattaatataaaaatgctagTTTTATgtctatgtaatatttatataaaataataaagagaaGGTTCAATGAAATGACCAAAGAGTAATCCTAATTTAGCTCCCATCGTTTGCGCCACTTTAACAATTActgaatattttaagtaaaacttgTAATAGTTCAATCACGATAAAGATattctaagtttttatttaatttattataatgttagtcAGTTGTCACAGAATACAGATATACAaagattaaaaatcattttttgacAGATCTTGATAATCTTTTTTAAAGATGTTATACATAAAGCCAAAGCACTCCACCATACAACCTAtgacaacattttattattaatttgtaggtATTTTTAGGTTTCACAAAACTGCTTATATGATTAATGTGGAACTTTcccattattttagtttataattttaaattgagtaTAGACTATAATGTATTTAGGTAGACGACACATGAAACTTTTCAGTACTCCATGGATTCACCGTGCGGGTAACCGTGTGGTAGAGAGGGAAATTTCGAGCAGTTCCCGGGTATTGCGACCCAGGAGTAGGTTTTAGGTAGTCCCCTAAGCAATGCGCATCAACTCTTACCTTCAATGTCGCCATCCCTGTTTAGTCAAATTTGGTAGTAACATGCTAGCGCAGCTTTGGTTATTCGTtatatcaaagaactaactggTTATCTCCACAGGACAAGGTCTTTTAGAAAATAGATTTTGCTGATATACCTCTCGCTCCCACATCCACCGCATATAAATTATCCACATAGCCATTTATGGTGAACTCTAGGTTTATTACTTagttcgtattatttattaatttttatcgcttattaccgcacaatggaaaatatgaaatatcggtatatttacgagtacgagttctaccgtggcaccagtgctgcagaaacagctcgaaggattaaTGATGTGTACGGCGCTGGTGTCGCAAAAGAAAACACGGTACGTTTTTGGATCCAACGTTTTCGTTCTGGGAATTTcgaaaatgaagaattaaaggctATTGTGGAAGCGGATCCATCACAAAGCACTTCATACATAGCTGCAAGCTTTGGGGTACctcatgaattgagtgaatcgaacTTGCAAACACGCGTCGATTGCTGTACTTTGGTCAACCGACACAATAATGAAGggattttaaattgaatctcTACTTGTTATGAAAAGTGGATACTGTACGATAATCGGAAGCGCTTGTCGCAATGGCTGAACCCTGGAGACCCAGCCAAATCCTACCCTAAACGAAAATTGactcagaaaaagttacttgtgaatgtttggtggactagcgccggtgtcgttcactacagctttctaaaatttggCCAAACTATTACGGCAAATATCTATTGACAGCAACTGCAAACCATTTTCATGGTTTGCAACTGATAGATAGCAATAGCAAAGAAGAACTAGCTGCTAAGAGATTGGTCAATCACTTTAGGCGactgctgcttcacgacaacgcaaAACCACGCAGTGCACAACAAATAGCCACAaagttagatgagctacaattggaatCTCTGCGACATCCACCATACTCTCATGACGCTGCTCCAACAGATTACCAATTTTTCCGGAATTTGGACAACttcttacaaggaaaaaaattcaactccgatGCGGCAGTACAAACCAccttcaaagagtttattgattttCGCCCCCatggtttttttagtaaacaccTATGAGATGATGCAAAAGTGCATAGATATCaacggtgcatactttgattaattaaataaattttacaacaaaaaaatgtactttatattcctgccgtacaaaacgccaatttcatatgtaaggaccaaatatatttcatagataAAAAAGCACGCATTTGCAAACATTTAATAAGAGGAAAAAAATGACAGCAGCTGTAGTTCAGTTTCATTGTTACCTCATCAGAAACAGGAcaccaaattaatattttaacgttttatcTCGATAAATATCGTCTTTAACGTGCACTTGGACTATAATAGTCGAAAAACTAGTCCGATTTTCGAATGTTTAATATGtgataattagttaataatattcagtCTTAGACTTTATAATCTTCaatgatatttattgattaGTCAGCACGTCTTAGATCATTCAAGGAAGAAAATAGCCGAACGCAAATTGCAATCTTGTTTTTGTTTCTCGTTCGagataagtaataaatataagaaaaaaaaacaactataatttatatgactattaaaaatatttgagttaTGGTGTTAGATGAtgcttcatcatcatcatcatcatcatctcagccgtaggacgtccactgctggacataggccttccccaaagatcgccacaacgaccagTCTTGTGCCAGCCTATCAGGTTAATCATTTTCCGCTTATAACACAtgcattttactaaatgtaatttTGGGTTttcaatttctataaataaaaaataattatttaataaagaatccttttattttgtaatacagaGTCAAAGACTCTACAAACGACAATGCAATCTGGAGAGCTATTGCGTTTTAAATGTGATAACATATCAAATACTGTTACTTAAATCTACACCATAAATAATTTAGCAATTTACACAGCTCTGCATTAGCATAAGGTAATTTATATCAAGTTTGAAGGCTCCATAACATGAAGCAATCTTATAAGTCTAGACTAACTTacaccaaaataaataaaaattgtgaagtTACCGAACCTATTTCAGACATTGCCTGAACTTACCGACAAGTCAAAGCTTCATTATATctgtaattttcattttataatattcagtaaTTGGTCAATGttggcattattttttatcttttcctAGATATAGTTCATttaattccaatttcaaatttcaacattaaaatctcaaattcacttaaaaaatgttttcttttacatttACACACATCATTTTAAAAAGTGGGTTTATACAACCATCATTTAAATGTTTGGTATTATAATGAAGTCCTGACATAGCCAATATTTGTTAACTATAGGAACCTGTTCTAAATTTACCTAAAAATGTGAGCttacattaatataactattaaatacttTGTCACTGGTGCGATCAGGAATTTTAAGACATTAGTAACCCTAACAGCAAACaatcattacattattataatgtaatatattaaaatgcacTTTTCATTGCGTTTCATTCATATTAGTAATATACAGAAAAATTGTTTGCTCTTTTATTCCTGatccaatacaaaaatattaactaagatTTTTAAAAGCATTGCATGTGCATCGTTAGTGGTTAACAACGCGACAATTAATTACGGccacgaaaataaaatacttattaatgtaaatattatgataattcatataacaataaaattttaaaataagacagGGTTTTTATTCTCAGGTTAAACATAGACATTTAGTACCAATCACTGTCTCTACTTTCAATCTCATTGAACATGTGacatttttttgtgaatttattttcaattgtgaTGATAATTTAAAGcgtaattactataattaaattcaataaccATACAATTGTATAAACATGTCTATTTAGTGTTGGAACACTAAATATGACAAATCTTCATTATTTACTACAAGTAACGCTAAAGTGCTTCAaaacatagtaaatatttacacaatatatggtacataaaacattaacttGCTCGTAACATAAAACCAACTAAAACTCTATACTTTTACAACATCAATAGCTTTCGatctatgaaataattataaaataaaattctcagTCTtctattaaatagttattatagatcattatttaattagatcTTGGGAGTAACATTGTATCATACATTTTGTACAACATAGAAATTGACCTGACCTAGATTAGTatctaagtaatattatttatatatattttactgttttataGTAAATGTTTGTGATATAAGCAATTTCAAACTTGACTCCTTACTTTTGTCATATAATACACAGCAGTTATAATGTCTCAACACCGATGGAAGCCCCATCAACACCGTACACTGGTAAGCCATATCGTACCGTTATTTTGCGCGTTTTCACCTTTATATTACACAACGGCAGTTTTATTAGCCATTAACACGAATGTTTCTTTCTTTTATTCTTCGAGTTCTGGTTGAATCACTAACGTTATTCGGAGGCATTTCCCACACAGTTTTTACATCGAATATAATATGCTTAATATGAGTCACAATATCTCAGCATATAAACCGTTCTGTAAGTAGTGAGAAATTTCAAGGCCTTCAGTGGTTATGCACAAATTTCACTTGCGAAAAATTATTCGAAAAAACTTATCCACTGTTATTTTTGCAAAATCAGTGTTGCTCTGTATAATGTGATGCATTCGACTATTTTAGTTCTAAGCTTTCTCATCTAAAGTGAACGTCGACTTTTCGTTCGAGCGTTCAGTTGGCGCGGGCGCGCTTGGCGTGCGAGGAGGGCGGCGCGtgcgcggggcgcggcggctGGTGCGGCGGCTCGTCGGCCAGGCCCGACCTCATCATGTACTTGAACTGCAACATGTGCTGCATCACATCACGAATTTGAACCAATGCCATGCCATTCTCGCCCGCCGCTGCGGATTTACACTTGCCCGAGTTGCGTAGTACTTGAAGTTGAGTTCTGTAAAGAGAAATTCgttctttagtatttttttatattcagaaaCACGGGGCACTtcgtttttttaatcattatatgcTAGGCCGATAGCTTGGTGAGTTTGGTAGTTTATTGAGTGTTTTCAGTGTTTCTCGATATGGGCGACTCACGTGTTAGGCCTGAAGAGAGTGAGGCCGAGCGCGTCGAGCATGGCGCGGCACGTGGTGAGCGACACGCGCGGGAAGAAGTGGCTGGCGAGGTCGGGCAGCGTCATCAGCAGCTCGGAGTACTGGTACGGCTTGGCGTTGATGCAGGGGACCATCGTGTTTTCTACGACTGCTTTTTGTACCTGCgataattgtttattgttaagaAACATGATCATGATTTCCTCCGGACCGATTTCGGCCATGAAGGCTATTCTCAAGAGACTAGAAAACGGTGCAGATTTTATGAAGCTCAAGTTTGTACGCAaccacaggtgcactctctattccctcctTATAATCCGATGGACGGCAAATCCAATCCTATACGATCGTAAAGAGTAAGGCACGGGATCAACCGCTATTTCGATAGGAAGCCCAATAACTTTTACTTGTTCGAACTCCGGGGGTCTACGGTCGTATAAGTAAATGAGTAGTTAGGGACAAAaagaacatttatattttcagaaCTAGAGTGGTCTGTTTACATGAGAATGTTTTACCTTATACGGCGTATGGTTGCCACTTATACTGATGTCTGGTATCGGCGTAAGCCTTTTGCGAGTGTCGATGGAGTGAGAGGTTGAGTGGCCATTCATTGTCCCAGTTACTTGTGGTGGAACACTGTTAAcgacaaacaatattaacatttatgataattaaaattaattatgaaacgaATGTATCAACAAATCTAatgatttatcttttaaaatggaatttttaaataaaatttaatttttcgaaacaaaaaagaaatgaaataaaatatgaaaatcagtGACAAGACAATGGCGAATGGAAATTAGTTAAAGCAGATTAAGAACATCCTGTATACGCGCTCAGTGAAGGGACGACGAAAAATACCCTAGGGTATACCATAAATAGCTTTACGACTATTAGGGTGTcaaatattgttacaaaaatacatGTACGCTTGAAAGGCTATAGCAGTCCCTCCCTCGTACCTcttaaaacgattaaaatttatattaggatataaatgcatttttatttcataatttagtaatcgttttaacaaataaaaaaataacattattttttactgtttagcgagttatttgattttatttaggAGCTATCGTCGActcactatttatttaaataatctaacaTTAACCATGTAGATAAGATAAGGGATTATGCTTATTACGATAAACATctgagatatttaaatttaagctaTTAATTCTGCGTGTACAATAaatctttgatattaatatatggtatatttttattaccctATAGTTAGGGGCTCCTTAACGATAAGAATTCGTTTTTAGAGGATGCACGCTATGACACGgcattttttgaattaaatatgttttacttcttgctaatttaatttttatttaataaacttaaatttaattttccgtACTAATCGTCttcatgaaattaaatttttactaaacGTAATATGACTCCTATACATCTCTAAGTTATTTATAGAATGTTTTGAGAGCATTAACGATCTGTCTGTACATATGGTAACTAAAATACTTTTAGTGAAAATTTTCACATCCAgagttattaatattgttatataacaagattaaaatatactacTTCTGATAAATGTACCTAAATACTTCCAAGAAATTAACTAACAAGCTAAATTTGTTCACGTCTAGAACATTCGACGATTCATTTATTCAAGATCTCGTTGTAAGTGTCACTACGAATTATGTTCTTGCTATGTTGCTTATATACAGGATGTTCTGAACGTTGAATCTGTAGTATGGTTAAGATGCTCACTTCATGGTGGTGGTGTTGGCCGTACTCCTCACCAGAGGTGGGGGCGGCTGCTGGCCCATCGCCATTGTTATTGCACTGTTCGGAAACTGGAATAAACGATAACAGAATATTGTTCACCTTCCATTCGCAAGTAAGTTTCATAacgcaaaattattataattttaaataatacacggagaaattattcataatatgtatgcatagaataaattactattctgaaattaaaaatactttgtctGTCGACTCGTGCCACAGACGGCACATTATCGATCTTCACGACTAAACTTGTTATGGTGATAGCTTGCACATTCTTAAAGTTATAACAAATTACTTCAATTCGAGACTCTACTAGAAACAAATCGAACAGCTGgaacgattattataatataacaacgaAACAAACAAGGAAAATATTCGATACACGGATTTCCCGGAACAATACTATTGGAAGCCAGACGGATAAATTTTAAggaatatactatattttctgCGAAGAATTCAGCTTTACgtgaataacaaatataacgaaaaaaataatatagaaaaaatgctTTACTCAACATTTAAGtacaaaacatgtttttaattaaaaattaatggaaCAGAAAATATTAGAGTTTGTTTTAGAGATTCATGTGTGCGTCGTGTCGCGTGTGCGATGCGTACCTGCACGTTGCGGTTGTGCTGCGAGCGGTGCTGCGGCATGGCCACGGCGGCGGCCGCGATCGCCGCGCTGTTGTAGCGCGCCGCAGCCTGCGCTTGCGCCACTTGAGCCTGCGTCGCGAGCAtacttattaacattttaaactattgaggataattgaaaatattatcaaaaatagaGCCCGCAATCAGTGTTACAGTCGTTTGAAATCACGTATTTTCtcagttcattttaaaataaataaaaaggtagtaaataaatatttaatttactagttTTCTTGAAACTTTTCTAAATCTTGCAACAAAACTAACCTGTGCGAGCCTGATGACTTGTTGCGTCTGAGCTTGCGTCAGAGCGCCGGGCAGGTTCCAGCCGTTCGCGAGGGCCTGCACGGCGGCGGCGGATATGCCAGCGTGCGGCATCTGCATGGCCGACGAAGCGGCCGAGTGTCGCTGCGTAGGCCGCCTGCCCCGAGACGCGCTCACGTTGCTCACACCGAGGGACACGCCGCTACCTACCACTCCGCTCACAGCGCCCGGAGGCGGGGCTGGGGGGGCTCTCGTCCACTGACCACCGCCTGATACTGAACctgtaataatttcaattttagtaACCAGTATAAGTTtagtttactttactttacctaTATAATTCTATGAAGAAAGATTTCAActacattttaaagattttactaTAGGAATCGTATACTTATAAATCGTTTGTCCTGACTATCAGCTAAAACTACCGTGTCTAGAAAGTTTTGAACGTCATgctcaattttatattattttgtattattatatctgCACAGACCTGCTGTCCGTGCTTTTAACGcatcttatctttaatttatttgttactttagtatatctgcatgtttttattaccagacagcatcgcaatttatatttttatgattttgttttctttttgcaGTATATTATAGGCGACAATGTTTTTTTGGACTCAGAATTTGTCTTAGAGTCGGCGTTATTAGCTGCATTTTAAGGGATTTGTGCCCTCTTAACCAATGTGTATAAAATACGAAGATTTTCGTGTAGCTTTCCCGTTTGACCGCCTCTTAATCTAACCCCTACGCCTCGTGTACTGTGAGTGTTGGATCCTTCTCCATTACCGTACCCTTGTATCTATAGGAATTATTTTTCTGCTTGTCCGTATGTCACGTACAGAGTCTTAGGTTGGGTTTTGTATCGCTAGGTcgctatattttgattttatttatttattgaaatagcaCTACCATCTTATCACTGAacacttaaaaattatttttttaaagtatttgaaagtgtaaacaacattataatatatatgggcTGACTCAGGGTCTTTATCACTTTGCTTGATGGATATATGCCTGTCGACCTTACTAAGCCAGGTTGCTACATCCATTGGGCATGTGCAAAAACTTAACATTAACCCTATAAGTACATATAacgttaataatatacttagcAAGTTGAGTAAAATACTATTGTCATTTGGCTGACGCAAATACGTTACAAATTGGACAAGGCGTCCTCTATTTGTGACCCCAAAAGACTAAGTCTCACTAACTCAGTTTTCATTGCAAAAATAAATGACCATGCCTAGGGTGGTTTTaacaagtatatttattactacgaaatactaataaattaatgcaatttttaagaaataccttttcttttaattaaattcttatttgaaaatatatacgtttacaTGTTACTTAGATGAAGGAATGACATTTTCCAAATACGTATGTTATTTTCGTGTATAATCTCGTGTTTCGTAAATCTGTAAAGAAATTGAGATTTATGTCATATATTTGGctattaacataataacatattttttcatataaacttaggcaatatattaatatcgacAATCGCATACCGTGGTTACCTTGTTAAGTGTTTAAACACGAGGTAGGTATGCCATCTACTGGTTCATTAAGTCAATACAAAGACAACagtcaacaatattttatgtatttgatttagtataataataaacattttaagtcacttaatttaattataatatacattatttatacaaaatatttgttttaatttaaagaagatgtaaaaaaaaataacatcacgATTTGAACCCATGAACTTTTAACAATACACAAATTCAGCACGACTAACAAGGCTAATAGCGAAtaagacttaaaataaattaaaaaggaaacATCTACGCGGCCgatgcaaattatttttatcatgtcAAGGATTTGTTGAAGGTCTAACCTCAATACCAAACCACTTTTTAACTCAAGCGAAGTATCTATCTAGcacaaagaatatattattattatatagatgtttAATTGTACACCaacaaaaaacttataaattaagCGATTAGACAGAtttctataaagttttttttaatattaggcgctgattttaattaaagaacgTTCGAAAATTTCTCGGTACCTTAATACCTActataaaacgtataaaacaaagtcaccgTTTTCCTCTGTCTGTCTCACGCTTATTTCAAACTACTCAACacattttgatacggttttcatAAATAGGAAGAGATAAACGGTAGGTTCGTAGATATAATTTgctctaattatataatttttaagtctAAACTATGTCTACTATAAAAGGTGAtttacccaaaaaaaaaatgttttcgtataCTTAGATGTGGTATCACATTAGTGTGGCCTGAGCTCTGAACTGTGTTTCATGAACTCGATGTCAAATTTCAGTAGGAAAAaaagaaatagtattttatttacaatgatcTCTCCTAAATCAAAGCGTTAGACCAcgctttgtttaatttaaaaacttgacTAAAACATGAGTGGTCTTGACCTGCAGTTTAAGGAAAATTGGCAACTGTGTCAGTCTAGCCACGTGAATTTGTTCGACAgtgtaaaaaacaaatacattttaggaAACTtgtatcaaagtcaaaaatctttattcaatatagaagtgtttacacttgcttattgaatgtcaaaaatctaccaccggttcggaatttagcacctcggacctgagaagaaccggcgaaagaaactcagcgggatatattttttttttgtatagttaGAACAACTGCCACCAATCAACACAGAAGCAGCTCGGTGGTAAAATATGCTTCCAGGCTTCTTAACAGAGGCACCAGTTACACTGttactattcaaatatataaagcatGAAACTGAACAGAGGAGTATGATTCGAAATAGGTTCACAGGAAACAGAAAAAAAGGTCAATCCTAAACATTTCTTGCTTGCTAACAATTTGAACTATTTGGAACACAATAAGATAGCAAGTTTAGATAACGAAATCACTATAACGCCAATGCGAATAGAAAATcacataaaatgtattattattactaaaaagttCCATGTAACTAGACTATCCTTCtatccttatataataaatgccaATGTAACTCTATCTATctttctgttgctctttcacggccaaaccactgaaccgaattggatgaaatttgttgaaaagcaagcttgaactccagggaaggacataggccaCTTTATTTTTACCTAACACTTGACGACTTAGCCCTTAATGGCGAcgagtattatataaaagtaacattaataattaaaaacaatttcccgtttttaattaattttcttgctTCGTTATTCAAAACTCATAACTTATTCAGTAAATAGTAACTAACACGTGGTAAATATCGTACTTATAAACGAATGTATGTATTATCGATGTTTGTTATTCACAAACACATTGAAAACGGCAATTTTATGTATAGAAATAAGAATCTAGAGCGAGCTAGGATGGTCTAGTATTTATAAGACTAACCTCAATCagaattattagtattagtaattattagtaCTAGTATAAAGCGCTCTTATTTATGCTAACAGACAAACAGTCTTCGATGAAAAGTATTCAACTTGTATTCAATCAAaggtttttacaaaaaaaaaacctctgaTTGAGAAAGTTTTGCTTCATTGATTTTGTcgttataaaagaaaacaatccaGTCGatcaagattttttaaaaacatacaacaaGACAAAAATAGTCgatctatttttaaactttttacagTCAAGACTCCTTTTTGTcacaatattattgttactacattaaattataaattaattttaatgtattctacaagatatatataataataataaaattatgatggtTAAAAGTACATTGGAATTGCCTGTGacacaaatacaaaattttaatgaagcATCTCTTAATGCAACAGCGGTGaagtataaagatttaatataagtgaatttaaaaatagctatGGTCAGCAAAGTGCTTGTATTCGTATAAAGTTCCGTTTAACCCATACCTCCAATTGATCTGAATTTCGGAGAAAATTATCAAAACTCGAGACTGGTTtcgcaattttaaattattgtatagacGATTCATCGTAATCTCGATAGTACAATGTAGGAACGGGTCAAGTAACAAGTGAAATTGTCAAAGCTGAGCAATGCTTAGAGAAGACAGAAAACAACGCCTAAAATGGTCAAGAGCAGTTGTTTGTACAGTTAGGTCTTAACGACAAAATGAATGTATAAGAACTTCGAAATTCGAATCGTGACGTCTCCGGCGCTGCGGAGGGAACAGCCCTTGCGTATCAAAGCGTAGGCGCCTAAGCCCGCCTCCGCAACTTTGGCTTGCTCCCGCTGATGCGGGGATACAAGACTGTGTTGAGTCGGGTTAGCCAATTTGGTTCCATGACAGTTTTTGTGTGACAAAGCACAATTTTCTGAGAAACGATTAGCTCTACAGGAAAATTGTATTGCATGTGTCTTCTCAATGCCTATAAGTTTTGTAGGAAACATTTTcctct
It encodes:
- the LOC113402184 gene encoding uncharacterized protein LOC113402184; amino-acid sequence: MTEPNNVKIKTERPDEAEIRELAAKMVEANKAKALAASVAAARPQPGALLGAPTTAVGGQMGILNFLTRKPGTQQTTTEQRPTSDDKKTPAPDEASWKGHFGWDMLGKCHIPYIYRSGEKYVAVRMVEIKLLNKYLNYLHADIYSCTCIRSYYITEIEARLLNEINNRHCDGQFGREPFTQKDLVVRLSDAYEFYNFLDVCYNKLLRGTTNNKDKCGFIRINKESVVPYTVRDGQKFVPLFYFEGETDNLKLKADQLKGWDLSYLKFCCKVQGIRNELFASETCSVISLTDIKSYFPPGTEFEEYWPNKVVDSQLLISAKGSVSGGGQWTRAPPAPPPGAVSGVVGSGVSLGVSNVSASRGRRPTQRHSAASSAMQMPHAGISAAAVQALANGWNLPGALTQAQTQQVIRLAQAQVAQAQAAARYNSAAIAAAAVAMPQHRSQHNRNVQFPNSAITMAMGQQPPPPLVRSTANTTTMNVPPQVTGTMNGHSTSHSIDTRKRLTPIPDISISGNHTPYKVQKAVVENTMVPCINAKPYQYSELLMTLPDLASHFFPRVSLTTCRAMLDALGLTLFRPNTTQLQVLRNSGKCKSAAAGENGMALVQIRDVMQHMLQFKYMMRSGLADEPPHQPPRPAHAPPSSHAKRARAN